Within Thermus filiformis, the genomic segment GTGAACCTGAAGGCCCACCTGGACAAGGACAACGTCAACCTGATCACCTGCGGGGGCCAGGCCACCATCCCCCTGGTCTACGCGGTCCACCGGGTGGCCCCGGTCCTCTACGCGGAGATGGTCTCCACGGTGGCCTCCCGTTCGGCGGGCCCGGGGACGCGGCAGAACATCGACGAGTTCACCTTCACCACCGCCCGGGGCCTGGAGGCGATCGGGGGGGCGAGGAGGGGGAAGGCCATCATCATCCTGAACCCGGCGGAGCCGCCCATCCTCATGACCAACACCGTCCGGGTCATCCCGGAGGACGAGGGCTTTGACCGGGAGAGGGTGGTCCAGAGCGTGCGGGCCATGGAAAGCGAGGTGCAGGCCTACGTGCCGGGCTACCGGCTGAAGGCGGACCCGGTGTTTGAACGGCTTCCCACGCCCTGGGGGGAGCGGACGGTGGTCTCCCTGCTGTTGGAGGTGGAGGGGGCGGGGGACTACCTGCCCAAGTACGCGGGCAACCTGGACATCATGACCGCTTCGGCCCGGCGGGTGGGTGAGGTGTTTGCCCAGCACCTTCTGGGGAAGCCCTTGGAGGAGGTGGTGGCGTGAGCTGGGACCTTTCTGGGGCGAGGCCGCCGGTGGTGGTGGACACCACCTTGCGGGACGGCTCCCACGCCCACCGGCACCAGTACACGGCGGAGGAGGTGCGCCGGGTGGCCCGGGCCCTGGACGAGGCCGGGGTCTACGCCCTGGAGGTCTCCCACGGGGACGGGCTTGGGGGGAGCTCCCTCCAGTACGGCTTCTCCCGCCAGGACGAGATGGAGCTCATCCGGGCCGCCCGGGAGACGGTGAAGCGGGCCAAGGTGGCGGCCCTGCTCGTTCCGGGGATCGGGACGCGGAAGGAGCTGAAGGAGGCGGTGGAGGCGGGGATCCAGATGGTGCGGATCGCCACCCAGTGCACCGAGGCGGACATCTCGGAGCAGCACTTCGGGATGGCGAAGGAGATGGGCCTCTTGGCGGTGGGCTTCCTGATGATGAGCCACATGCGCCCGCCGGAGTTTCTGGCCGAGCAGGCCCTTTTGATGGAGGGCTACGGGGCGGACGTGGTCTACATCGTGGACTCCGCGGGGGCCATGCTCCCGGAGGACGCCTACCTGCGGGTGAAGGCCCTGAAGGAGGCCCTTACCCGGGCCCAGGTGGGCTTCCACGCCCACAACAACCTGGGCCTGGCGGTGGCCAACACCCTGGCGGCCCTGAAGGCGGGGGCGGACTGGGTGGACGCCACCTTGCGGGGGTACGGGGCGGGTGCGGGGAACGCCCCCTTGGAGGTCCTAGCGGCGGTTTTGGACAAGGCGGGGCTGAACCCTGGGCTGGACGTCTTCAAGCTCCTGGACGCGGCGGAGTACGTGATGGGGCCCATCCTCCACTTCCAGCCCTACCCGGACCGGGACTCGGTGGCCATCGGCTACGCGGGGGTGTACTCCACCTTCCTCCTGCACGCCAAGCGGATCGGGAAGGAGCTGGGGGTGGACCCCTTGGCGATCCTTTTGGAGCTGGGCCGTAGGCAGGCGGTGGCGGGGCAGGAGGACTGGATCCTGCGGGTGGCCCTGGAGCTCAAGGAGAAGGAGGCGGGGGCCCTCGCGGACTAGGAGGGGTCTTGTGCGGAGGATCGGCTTCGTGGGCCTGGGGAGGATGGGTCTCCCCATGGCGCAAAACCTGGCCCGCGCCGGGTACGAGGTCCTGGCCTGGAACCGGACCCCCAAGGAGGCGGAAGGGCTCCACCCGGCCTCCTTGGAGGAGGTGGCCCAGACCGGCCTGGTCCTCACCATGCTGGCGGACGACCGGGCCACGGAGGCCGTCCTCCCCACCCTGATGCGGCACCTGCCCCCGGGCGGGGTCCACGTGGCCATGAGCACCCTGGGGGTGCCCTACTCCCGGAGCCTCTGGACGCGGCACCGGGAGGCGGGCCAGGTCTACGTGGCCGCCCCGGTCTTCGGCCGGCCGGACGCGGCGGAGAAGGCCGCCTTGCGGGTGGTGGCGGCGGGGCCTGGGGAAAAGCTTGCGGAGCTTAAGCCCCTCTTCCTGGCCCTAGGGCAGGAGGTCTACGAGGTGGGGGAGGAGCCCCCCCTGGCCCACGCGGTGAAGCTCGGGGGGAACTTCCTCATCGCGGCCATGCTGGAGGCCTTGGCCGAGGCCTACGTCCTGGTGGAGAAGAACGGGGTGAGGCGGGAGGACTTCTACCGGGTGGTGGCGGGCTTCTTCCGCTCCCCGGTCTACGAAAACTACGGGCGCATCCTCCTGGAGCGGCGCTTTACCCCGGGGTTCGCCCTGAAGTGGGGCCTGAAGGACGTGCGCCTCATCGCCGAGGCCGCTGACACCACCCACACCCCCCTGCCCCTCGGCCACCTCCTCCTGGACCGGATGCTGGAGGGGGTGGCCCGGGGGCTTGGGGAGGAGGACTGGACGGCGGTCCTGCGGCTGGTGGAGGCCCACGCGGGGGTGGAGGGGTAGGGATGGGAGGGAGCAGGATAGACCCGGTGCACTTTCGCCGCACCCTGGGCCGGTTTGCCACGGGGGTCACGGTGGTGACGGTGCGGACTGGGGAGGAGGTGCACGGGATGACGGCCAACGCCTTTCTCTCCGTCTCCCTGGAGCCCCCCTTGGTCCTGGTCTCGGTGGACCGGAAGGCGCGGACCCACGGGCGGCTTTTGGAGGCGGGCCGGTACGGGGTGAGCGTGCTTTCCGAGGAGCAGCGGGAGGTTTCCGAGCGCTTTGCCGGGAGGGGAGGGGAAGGGGCGGAGGTAGCCTTCGTGGAGCGGGCGGGGGTGCCGCTTTTGGCGGGGGCTTTGGCCCACGTGGTGGCGCGGGTGGTGGAGGCGCACCCGGCCGGGGACCACACCCTCTTCCTTGGGGAGGTGGAGCACCTGGACTACCGGGAGGGGCGGCCCTTGCTCTACTACGCGGGCAGGTACCACCGGATCGGAGGTGAACTGGGATGAGGACGGCACGGACGGGAGAGCTCAAAGGGTTTGCCCTGGGGCCCATGACCCTGAGGCCTTTTGCCGGGGAGGGGCTGATGGCGGTGCGGGTGGAGGCGCCCAAGGGGGCGGTGGCTCCGGCGCACAGCCACCCCCATGAGCAGATGACCCTGGTGGTCTCTGGGCGGCTGCGGTTCCGGGTGGGGGAGGAGTGGCGGGAGGTGGGGCCGATGGAGATCGTGCACATCCCTTCTGGGGTGGAGCACGAGGCGGAGGTGTTGGAGGAGGCCCTTTTCTTTGACCTCTTCCACCCGGTGCGGGAGGACTTTTTGCGGAGGCTGGAGGAATGAGGGTGGCGGTGCTCACGGGGGCCTCTGGGGGGATGGGGTTTGCCGTGGCCCGGCGGCTTGGGGCGGAGGGGTACGCCCTGGTGGTGAATAGCCGCGACCCCTCCTTGGCGGTGCGGCGATTGGAGGAGGAGGGGTACCGGGCGGTGGGGGTGGCCGGGGATATCGCGGAGGAGGGGACGGCGGGGCGGATTTTGGAGGCGGCGGAGGGGTTCGGGCGGCTGGACGCCCTGCTTTTGAACCACGGGGGTCCGCCGGTGAAGGCGTTTTTGGAGGTGGGGGACGAGGAGTGGCGGCGGTGGTACGAGGTGATGGTGGTAGGTCCCTTGCGGCTTTTGCGGCTTTGCGTTCCGCTTTTTCGCCGCTCTGGGGGCGGGCGGGTGGTGGCCATCGCCTCGTTTACGGTGAAGAGCCCCTATCCCGGGATCGTGCTTTCCAACGCCTTACGTGCGGCCTTGGTGAACGCGTTGAAGACGGCGGCTTTGGAGCTGGGGCGGGAGGGGGTTTTGGTGAACGCGGTGGCTCCGGGGTACATTTTGACGGAGCGGATAGCGGAGTGGAACCGGGGCCAGGCGGCGCGGGAGGGGGTGAGTCCCGAGGAGGTGGCGGCGCGGACGGTGGCGGGGATTCCCTTGGGGCGGTACGGGACGCCGGAGGAGATGGCGGAGGCGATCGCCTTTCTCCTTTCGCCGAGGAACGGGTACATCACGGGGCAGCTCCTCCTGGTGGACGGGGGCCTCGTGGTGGCTAATTAAGGAGGTGGAGGATGCTTAAGACGGAGGCGAGGGATCTTTTGGCTAGGGCTAAGGCTTGGGCGGAGGAAGCGGAGCGGGAGGCCTTTGAGGCAGACCGGAACGCCCGCTTTTCCCAGGAGCTCATCCGCCGGTACCACCGGGAGGGGTTCCACCGGCTGTTGCGGCCCAAGCGCTATGGGGGCGCGGGGCTTGGCCCCCGGGACTTCATGGAGTTCGTGCGGACGGTGGCCTACCACAACGTGGCCGCCGCTTGGCTGGCCTACTTCTACCCCATTCACGAGGCTTGGGTGGCCTTCTTGCCTCCCAAGGGCCGGAAGGAGATCTTCCAAAGCGACGAGCTGGTGGTGGACGTATTCACCCCCCTGGGGAAGGTGGAACCGGAGGGGGAGGGCTTCCGCCTGAGCGGGGAGTGGAAGTTCGCCAGCGGGGTCCTCTACGCGCAGTGGATCGGTCTCGGGGCCATGGTCCCCCTGGAGGGGGGACCTCCCCAGCCCTGCCTGATGGCCGTAAGGGTGGACGAGGTGGAGATCGTGGAGAACTGGGACACCCTGGGCCTTAGGCCCACAGGGAGCCACGGCATCCGGGCGGAGGGCGTCTACGTACCCCCGGAGCGGATCCTGCCCCTTATCCCCGTGGTTTCCACCGGCAAGCCCATCGGCGGGGAGTACGACGAGGACGAGCCCCTGTACCGGGTCCCCTTCATGCCCATGTTCCTGATGGGCTTCCCCGCCCTGGCCCTGGGGGGAGCGGAGCGCCTGGTGGAGATGTTCGCGGAGCGCACCCGCAACCGGGCCCGGATCTACCAGCTGGGGGCCCGGGAGGCGGAGAACGTCAGCGGGATCCACGCCATGGGCGAGATTCACCTTAAGCTGGAGACCCTGCGGGCCCTGTACGAGCGGTATGCGAACCAGCTGGAGGCCTGGGTGGCGGAGGGGTACTCCGTGGCGACGGACGAGGAGCGGGAGCGGATGTTCGCCCTGCGGGCGGCGGTGACCAAGGGGGCGGCGGACCTGGCCACCCAGGTCCTGACCACCCTTGGGGGGACGGCCGTGTACAAGGGCGACAAGGTGGAGCTCTTCGTGCGGGACCTCCTCACGGTGGCCTGCCACACCACCCTCCTGTACGAGGACGCCCTGCAGGGGTACGGCAAGGCCCTTCTCGGTTTGGGCGGTCATCCCCTCTGGTAAGGGGATGTGGGCAAAGGGAGGTGAGGGCGATGGGACAGTTGGAGGTGGCGAAGCTGGGGCACGTGGCGCTGGAGGTGCCGGACCTGGAGGGCTCCCTCCGGTTCTGGCGGGACATCGTGGGCCTGGAGGAGGTGGAGCGCCGGGACGGGGAGGTGTACCTGCGGGCCTGGGGGGAGTTTGAGCACCACAGCCTGATCCTGATGCAGGGGGAGGAGGCTCAGCTCCACCACGTGGGCTGGAAGGCCCGCCGCCCCGAGGACGTGGCCGCCTTCCGGGACTACCTGAGGGCGCAGGGGGTGGAGGTGGAGGAGGTGGACCCGGGGACGGAGGCGGGCCAGGGGTACGCCATCCGCTTCTTCGTTCCCACCAGCGGCCACCCCTTTGAGATCTACTACCAGATGGAGCGGCCCGGGGCCCCGGAGGAGAAGCGGTCCCGGCTGAAGAACCAGGTCTACCGGGCCTTCGCCCGGGGGGTTTCCCCGCGGCGCATTGACCACGTGAACCTTTGGACGGGGGGGCAGGACCCCACGCCCACCCACGAGTGGCTCTCCCAGCACATGGGCTTCAAGGTGCGGGAGTACATCCAGCTCCCCGACCTCCGGCTCGGGGCCTGGATGAGCGTGACCCCCCTGGTCCACGACATCGCGGTGATGTTTGACGGGGCCACCCAGGGGCCGCGCTTCCACCACCTGGCCTACTACCTGGACAACTGGCAGGACGTGTTGCGGGGCCTGACCATCTTCAAGGAGCACGGGATCCTGCCCGACCTGGGGCCGGGGCAGCACGGGATCAGCCAAGCCTTCTACAGCTACATCCGCGACCCTGCGAGCGGCCACCTGCTGGAGCTCTTCAGCGGGGGATACCTGATCTTTGACCCGGACTGGGAGCCCTTGGAGTGGCGGCCGGAGGAGCTGGTGGATGGGCTGTTCTGGTGGGGGGACCGCTGGGACCCCCAGACCCAGCCCAACCACCCCTTCGCCCGCACCACGGGGGTGCGGCGGCCTAAGGTGGCGGCGCGGTAGCGGAGCAGAGGCGGCGGGGGAAGCGGAAACCCCCTTCCCCCGCCTTTTCTAAGGGGGACGTATGGAAAAGCTTAAGGTAAAAACGGGAGAGTACCAGACCTCCTTGTACCGGAACGGCCAAGGAGAGGCGGTCCTCTTCATCCACGGCTCCGGGCCCGGGGCCACGGGGCTTTCCAACTGGCAGCTGGCCCTGCCGGAGCTGGGCAAGGACTTCCTCGGCCTGGCCCCGGACCTTCTGGGCTACGGGGAGAGCGACCACCCCGACCCGCCCCCGAGGGGGGCCCGGGCCTGGATGCGCCTCTGGGTGGACCAGCTCCTGGCCCTTCTGGACGCCCTGGGGATCGGGGAGGCCCACCTGGTGGGGAACTCCTTGGGCGGGGCCATCGCCCTCCACCTCCTCATGGAGGCCCCGGAGCGCTTCCGCAGGGTGGTCCTGATGGGCCCTGCGGGGGCGCCCTTCCCCATCCCTCCGGAGCTGGACCGGATCTGGGGCTTCTACGAGGACCCCACCTTAAGCGCCATGAAGAACGCCATCCGCTGGTTCGCCTACGACGAGGGCTTCATCCGGGACCGGCTGGAGGAGATCGCCCGGATGCGCCTGGAGGCGGCCCTGAGGCCGGAGGTGCGCCGGAGCTTTGAGGCCATGTGGCCCAGGCCGCGGCAGGAGGCCATAGACCAGCTGGTGGTGCCCCCCTCGGCCCTCAGGCGGATCCCCCACCCGGTCCTCATCCTGCACGGGCTCCAGGACCGGATCGTTCCCTACGAGACGAGCCTCTACCTGGCGGAGCACCTGCCGAACGCCAGCGTCCACCTGGTGGCCCGGTGCAGCCACTGGGTGCAGATCGAGTGGGCGGACACCTTCCACGCCCTGGTGCGGGCCTTCCTCAAGGGGGAGGTGTAGGTGGCCTGGTTCTACCTCTTCGCCCTCCTGGCCGGGGCCATGCTGCCCGTCCAGGCGGGGGTGAACGCCCGGCTCGCCCAGGTGCTGGAGCACCCGGTCCGCTCGGCCCTGGTCTCCTTCGGGGTGGGGACGGTGGCCCTTCTCGTCCTCGCCTACCTCCTCTCCGGGCCCTCCTGGCCCTGGTCCCGGGCCCTCTCCGCCCCCCTTTGGGTCTACGCCGGGGGGCTTCTGGGGGCGGTCTACGTGGTGGCCTCCATCGTCCTGGCCCCCCGGCTCGGGGCCCTGCTCACCTTTGCCCTGGTCATCGCGGGC encodes:
- a CDS encoding VOC family protein, with protein sequence MGQLEVAKLGHVALEVPDLEGSLRFWRDIVGLEEVERRDGEVYLRAWGEFEHHSLILMQGEEAQLHHVGWKARRPEDVAAFRDYLRAQGVEVEEVDPGTEAGQGYAIRFFVPTSGHPFEIYYQMERPGAPEEKRSRLKNQVYRAFARGVSPRRIDHVNLWTGGQDPTPTHEWLSQHMGFKVREYIQLPDLRLGAWMSVTPLVHDIAVMFDGATQGPRFHHLAYYLDNWQDVLRGLTIFKEHGILPDLGPGQHGISQAFYSYIRDPASGHLLELFSGGYLIFDPDWEPLEWRPEELVDGLFWWGDRWDPQTQPNHPFARTTGVRRPKVAAR
- a CDS encoding acyl-CoA dehydrogenase family protein translates to MLKTEARDLLARAKAWAEEAEREAFEADRNARFSQELIRRYHREGFHRLLRPKRYGGAGLGPRDFMEFVRTVAYHNVAAAWLAYFYPIHEAWVAFLPPKGRKEIFQSDELVVDVFTPLGKVEPEGEGFRLSGEWKFASGVLYAQWIGLGAMVPLEGGPPQPCLMAVRVDEVEIVENWDTLGLRPTGSHGIRAEGVYVPPERILPLIPVVSTGKPIGGEYDEDEPLYRVPFMPMFLMGFPALALGGAERLVEMFAERTRNRARIYQLGAREAENVSGIHAMGEIHLKLETLRALYERYANQLEAWVAEGYSVATDEERERMFALRAAVTKGAADLATQVLTTLGGTAVYKGDKVELFVRDLLTVACHTTLLYEDALQGYGKALLGLGGHPLW
- a CDS encoding NAD(P)-dependent oxidoreductase, with product MRRIGFVGLGRMGLPMAQNLARAGYEVLAWNRTPKEAEGLHPASLEEVAQTGLVLTMLADDRATEAVLPTLMRHLPPGGVHVAMSTLGVPYSRSLWTRHREAGQVYVAAPVFGRPDAAEKAALRVVAAGPGEKLAELKPLFLALGQEVYEVGEEPPLAHAVKLGGNFLIAAMLEALAEAYVLVEKNGVRREDFYRVVAGFFRSPVYENYGRILLERRFTPGFALKWGLKDVRLIAEAADTTHTPLPLGHLLLDRMLEGVARGLGEEDWTAVLRLVEAHAGVEG
- a CDS encoding SDR family oxidoreductase, whose protein sequence is MRVAVLTGASGGMGFAVARRLGAEGYALVVNSRDPSLAVRRLEEEGYRAVGVAGDIAEEGTAGRILEAAEGFGRLDALLLNHGGPPVKAFLEVGDEEWRRWYEVMVVGPLRLLRLCVPLFRRSGGGRVVAIASFTVKSPYPGIVLSNALRAALVNALKTAALELGREGVLVNAVAPGYILTERIAEWNRGQAAREGVSPEEVAARTVAGIPLGRYGTPEEMAEAIAFLLSPRNGYITGQLLLVDGGLVVAN
- a CDS encoding DMT family transporter, whose amino-acid sequence is MAWFYLFALLAGAMLPVQAGVNARLAQVLEHPVRSALVSFGVGTVALLVLAYLLSGPSWPWSRALSAPLWVYAGGLLGAVYVVASIVLAPRLGALLTFALVIAGQLLASALLDHLGLLYPRRPLDPLRIVGILLLVLGVVLVRR
- a CDS encoding acetaldehyde dehydrogenase (acetylating), with product MYKLLKDPGHMELVALVGIDPNSEGLARARALGLEASHEGIKYILERPEIRIVFDATSAKAHVRHAKLLREAGKIAIDLTPAARGPYVVPPVNLKAHLDKDNVNLITCGGQATIPLVYAVHRVAPVLYAEMVSTVASRSAGPGTRQNIDEFTFTTARGLEAIGGARRGKAIIILNPAEPPILMTNTVRVIPEDEGFDRERVVQSVRAMESEVQAYVPGYRLKADPVFERLPTPWGERTVVSLLLEVEGAGDYLPKYAGNLDIMTASARRVGEVFAQHLLGKPLEEVVA
- a CDS encoding cupin domain-containing protein, producing the protein MRTARTGELKGFALGPMTLRPFAGEGLMAVRVEAPKGAVAPAHSHPHEQMTLVVSGRLRFRVGEEWREVGPMEIVHIPSGVEHEAEVLEEALFFDLFHPVREDFLRRLEE
- a CDS encoding alpha/beta hydrolase → MEKLKVKTGEYQTSLYRNGQGEAVLFIHGSGPGATGLSNWQLALPELGKDFLGLAPDLLGYGESDHPDPPPRGARAWMRLWVDQLLALLDALGIGEAHLVGNSLGGAIALHLLMEAPERFRRVVLMGPAGAPFPIPPELDRIWGFYEDPTLSAMKNAIRWFAYDEGFIRDRLEEIARMRLEAALRPEVRRSFEAMWPRPRQEAIDQLVVPPSALRRIPHPVLILHGLQDRIVPYETSLYLAEHLPNASVHLVARCSHWVQIEWADTFHALVRAFLKGEV
- the dmpG gene encoding 4-hydroxy-2-oxovalerate aldolase, whose amino-acid sequence is MSWDLSGARPPVVVDTTLRDGSHAHRHQYTAEEVRRVARALDEAGVYALEVSHGDGLGGSSLQYGFSRQDEMELIRAARETVKRAKVAALLVPGIGTRKELKEAVEAGIQMVRIATQCTEADISEQHFGMAKEMGLLAVGFLMMSHMRPPEFLAEQALLMEGYGADVVYIVDSAGAMLPEDAYLRVKALKEALTRAQVGFHAHNNLGLAVANTLAALKAGADWVDATLRGYGAGAGNAPLEVLAAVLDKAGLNPGLDVFKLLDAAEYVMGPILHFQPYPDRDSVAIGYAGVYSTFLLHAKRIGKELGVDPLAILLELGRRQAVAGQEDWILRVALELKEKEAGALAD
- a CDS encoding flavin reductase family protein, whose translation is MGGSRIDPVHFRRTLGRFATGVTVVTVRTGEEVHGMTANAFLSVSLEPPLVLVSVDRKARTHGRLLEAGRYGVSVLSEEQREVSERFAGRGGEGAEVAFVERAGVPLLAGALAHVVARVVEAHPAGDHTLFLGEVEHLDYREGRPLLYYAGRYHRIGGELG